From Pseudodesulfovibrio nedwellii:
CAATGCAGGCATGGTCCAGTTCAAGAAACTTTTTCTGGGCCAGGAAAAACGTGACTACAACCGCGCTACCACTTCGCAGAAATGTCTGCGCGTGGGCGGCAAGCACAACGACTTGGAGAACGTGGGTCGCACCGCACGCCACCACACATTTTTCGAAATGCTCGGCAACTTCTCCTTTGGCGATTACTTCAAGGAAGACGCCATCAAGTTCTGTTGGGAATTCCTCACCGAAGAACTGAAGCTCGACAAAGAACGCCTCTATATTACTATATATAAAGATGACGACGAAGCAGGCGAACTTTGGAAGAAAATCGCAGGTGTCCCTGAAGAGCGTATTTTCAAACTGGGCGAAAAGGATAACTTCTGGTCCATGGGCGACACCGGCCCCTGCGGTCCCTGCTCCGAAGTCCACTTTGACCAAGGCGAAGAAGTTGGCTGCGGTCCGAATTGCGGTATCGGCAAATGTGACTGTGACCGCTATCTGGAAATATGGAACCTCGTGTTCATGCAATACGATCAAGCCGAAGACGGCACTCGCACCGATCTGCCCCGCCCGTCCATCGACACAGGCATGGGCCTTGAGCGTATCGCTGCTGTGGCACAGGGCGTAGCCTCGAACTATGAGACCGACCTGTTCCAGTCCATCATCCAGTACACCGCTGATCTTGCTGGTGTGAAATACCGCCAGTCCGAAGAGATCGACACCGCGCTTCAGGTCATTGCCGACCACTCACGCGCCATTGCCTTCTTGATCCCGGATCAGGTTCTCCCGTCCAATGAAGGACGTGGATATATTTTGCGCCGTCTCATTCGCCGTGCCTATCGCTTCGGCAAACTCATGGGCCTTAAGGGCTCCTTCCTGTGGAAAACCGCTTCCAAAGTCGTTGACGACATGGGCGGACACTACAAGGAACTGGAAGAAACCCGCGACTTCATGATCGAAGTAGTCAAAGGTGAAGAAGAGGGCTTTGCCAATACCTTGGACAAAGGCCTTGAAATGCTCGAAGAGGAACTGGCTGAACTGAAAAAAGTCAAGGCCTCCATCGTTCCCGGCGAGACCACTTTCAAACTTTACGACACGTACGGCTTCCCCATCGACATCGTACGCGACATCGCAGAACAGCATGGCATGGGCGTTGATGAAACCGAATTCGACAAATTCATGCAGGAGCAAAAAAAACGCTCCAAAGCCGCATGGAAAGGCTCCGGCGAAAAAGACATCGCTTCCACCTTCCAGACACTCCTGGAACAGGAAGTGACCTCTGAATTCTCCGGCTACGAAACCATGGCTGACCAGTCTGACATCGCCTACCTGCTCACTCTTAATGGCAAAATTGTCGACACTCTGCCCGATGGCTCGTCCGGCTGGATAGTCGCGAAGTCCACGCCGTTCTACGGTGAATCCGGCGGCCAGACCGGAGACACTGGCTCCATTGCTGCTTCCGGCGGCAAGGCTGACGTTCTCGAAACCGTGAAACCTTCGCAAAAACTGACCGCTCACAGGGTAACAGTAACAGAAGGGACATTTTCCACGGGCGACACAGCGTTCTTTAACGTTGATCGCTCCCAACGTTTGGCCACCATGCGTAACCACACGGTAACTCACCTGCTCCATGCCGCCCTGCAAAAAGTTCTGGGCGACCATGCAAAGCAGGCCGGTTCACTAGTCGGCCCGGATCGTCTGCGCTTTGACTTCACGCACATCAAAGGGCTGTCTCATGACGAACTCGCTGAAGTGGAAGCCATCGTAAACCAAAACATTCTCGACGCCATTCCGGTAGACCGCTCAGTTATGAGCATCAAAGAAGCTCAGACCAAGGGCGCAACCGCCCTGTTCGGCGAGAAATACGGCGACACCGTATCCATCATCGAAGTTCCTGGCGTATCCATGGAATTCTGTGGAGGCACACATCTGGATAATACCGGCATTGCCGGAACATTTATCATTACTGCCGAGGCCGGAGTGGCCGCAGGTATCCGCCGCATTGAGGCTGCGACAGGCCATAATGCTGTAGCTTATCTCAACGAACGTCGCGAAGCCGTTGCCGAAGCCGGAGCCATGCTCAAGGCCCAGCCCGCAGATCTGCCCAAGAAGGTCAAGGACCTCCAAAAGCAAGTCAAAGATATGGCCAAGGAGATGAAATCCTTGCAGGCCAAGCTCGCATCCGGCGCGGGCAGTGACATGATGAGCAAAATTGAAGATATCAACGGAGTAAAAGTTCTGGCTGTTGAACTGGAAGCCCCAAACATGGGTGTCATGCTGGAACAGATGGACGCCTTGCGCTCCAAGATTGATTCCGGTGTCATCTGCCTCGTGGCAGGCCATGACGAAGGTAAGGTCTCGGTCGCACTTGCAGTGACTAAAGACCTGCATAACCGGTTCAAGGCTGGCAACCTGATCAAACAGGTAGCAGGCGAAGTCGGCGGTGGCGGCGGAGGCCGTCCCGATCTGGCTCGTGCAGGCGGCTCAAACGCTGCAGGCATACCGAACGCCATTGCCAAAATAAAAGAACTGATCGCAGAATAACAGCTCCTATAAAGAAAAGCCCCTCACATCATTGAATGTGAGGGGCTTTTCTTTTTCATACGTATTATTGTTATTGACCCAACAAAATCAAATTTGCTTCATGAGCAGGTTCCACTTCATGGTGGCAACCAGCTACAGCACCGACGAGCATAACGAGCACCACTGCACACAAAAGAAACTTTTTCATAGGACTTTCCTCACTTAGGTTTCAAGAAGAGTAACATGCAGTTCTCTTCAACGCAAAACGGTTGTTTGAATAAACGAGGCCTCCCTCCCTTGACGACTCAAAGCAGAAAAAACTTGTCACTTGACGTGATCTATGGCACAAGCATCCTCCCGGTTAGAAGAACCGGCGTGTTTGAGACGTCCCGTTACAAATTGTCCCAGATGCGCACCATCTTCTGATCGCGCGAT
This genomic window contains:
- the alaS gene encoding alanine--tRNA ligase, which codes for MKANEIRQRFLEYFEKNSHAIVESSPLTPKDDPSLLFTNAGMVQFKKLFLGQEKRDYNRATTSQKCLRVGGKHNDLENVGRTARHHTFFEMLGNFSFGDYFKEDAIKFCWEFLTEELKLDKERLYITIYKDDDEAGELWKKIAGVPEERIFKLGEKDNFWSMGDTGPCGPCSEVHFDQGEEVGCGPNCGIGKCDCDRYLEIWNLVFMQYDQAEDGTRTDLPRPSIDTGMGLERIAAVAQGVASNYETDLFQSIIQYTADLAGVKYRQSEEIDTALQVIADHSRAIAFLIPDQVLPSNEGRGYILRRLIRRAYRFGKLMGLKGSFLWKTASKVVDDMGGHYKELEETRDFMIEVVKGEEEGFANTLDKGLEMLEEELAELKKVKASIVPGETTFKLYDTYGFPIDIVRDIAEQHGMGVDETEFDKFMQEQKKRSKAAWKGSGEKDIASTFQTLLEQEVTSEFSGYETMADQSDIAYLLTLNGKIVDTLPDGSSGWIVAKSTPFYGESGGQTGDTGSIAASGGKADVLETVKPSQKLTAHRVTVTEGTFSTGDTAFFNVDRSQRLATMRNHTVTHLLHAALQKVLGDHAKQAGSLVGPDRLRFDFTHIKGLSHDELAEVEAIVNQNILDAIPVDRSVMSIKEAQTKGATALFGEKYGDTVSIIEVPGVSMEFCGGTHLDNTGIAGTFIITAEAGVAAGIRRIEAATGHNAVAYLNERREAVAEAGAMLKAQPADLPKKVKDLQKQVKDMAKEMKSLQAKLASGAGSDMMSKIEDINGVKVLAVELEAPNMGVMLEQMDALRSKIDSGVICLVAGHDEGKVSVALAVTKDLHNRFKAGNLIKQVAGEVGGGGGGRPDLARAGGSNAAGIPNAIAKIKELIAE